A genomic window from Parasteatoda tepidariorum isolate YZ-2023 chromosome 10, CAS_Ptep_4.0, whole genome shotgun sequence includes:
- the LOC107448761 gene encoding 2,3-bisphosphoglycerate-independent phosphoglycerate mutase-like gives MNNLCLIVIDGWGLSEEKKGNAIFNAHTPIMDDLSKDSSNYLTLDASGLSVGLPEGLMGNSEVGHMNIGAGRVMEQDILRINKEVENKEISKNPNFIECANNAKSKNGRLHFLGLVSDGGVHAHIDHLFALLEAAKEHEVAKTFIHFFSDGRDTSPTCAFKYVQQTLDKCKELNHGCLATITGRYYAMDRDKNHERIKLAYEGMVQGKGEKTNAEEVVSFIKTKYEDKSDPQSDEDLKPIIVNQEGLIQDDDTLLFINYRADRMRQITEAFGMKPEFETGTIPKNLMVCTMTQYKKDYPFIMLFPPRVPKNVLSEWISKKGCLQFHCAETEKYAHVTFFFNGGQEAAFENETRKMVPSPKVATYDLQPEMSCMKVADEMVKAIKSGRYHFVLCNLAPPDMVGHTGKYEPALRAVEATDRAIGRIVDACVEMEYELVITADHGNAEKMLDENGEPCKTHTTNRVPFIVRSSRKLKTPDHNAALCDVAPTILDLMGLDKPPEMTGRSLLA, from the coding sequence ATGAATAACCTTTGTTTGATTGTTATTGATGGCTGGGGTCTTTCAGAGGAGAAGAAAGGTAACGCCATTTTCAACGCGCACACCCCTATCATGGACGACTTGTCGAAAGATTCAAGCAATTATCTAACCCTAGACGCTTCGGGTTTGTCAGTTGGCTTGCCAGAAGGACTGATGGGAAACAGTGAAGTGGGCCATATGAATATCGGCGCTGGACGTGTTATGGAACAAGATATCTTACGAATTAACAAAGAAgttgaaaataaggaaataagtaaaaatccTAACTTCATCGAATGCGCCAACAATGCCAAATCTAAGAATGGTAGACTTCATTTTTTGGGACTGGTTAGCGACGGCGGAGTTCATGCGCACATCGACCACCTCTTTGCTCTGTTGGAAGCAGCTAAAGAACACGAAGTAGCAAAAACATTCATCCATTTCTTTTCCGATGGTCGGGACACCAGTCCGACTTGCGCTTTTAAGTACGTTCAGCAGACTCTCGATAAATGTAAAGAGTTAAATCATGGCTGTTTGGCGACAATAACCGGCAGGTATTACGCAATGGATCGAGACAAAAATCATGAAAGAATTAAACTGGCGTATGAAGGTATGGTACAAGGAAAAGGTGAAAAAACGAACGCCGAAGAAGTGGTGAGCTTCATAAAAACGAAATACGAAGATAAAAGTGACCCACAATCTGATGAAGACCTGAAACCTATTATTGTGAACCAAGAAGGGCTTATTCAAGATGATGACACCCTACTTTTCATCAATTATAGAGCTGACAGAATGAGGCAGATAACGGAAGCATTCGGCATGAAACCTGAATTTGAAACTGGTACAATCCCGAAGAACTTGATGGTATGCACAATGACACAGTACAAAAAAGATTATCCGTTTATAATGCTATTTCCACCCCGAGTTCCAAAAAATGTTCTGTCTGAGTGGATTTCTAAGAAAGGATGTTTGCAGTTTCACTGTGCTGAGACGGAAAAATATGCTCATGTCACGTTCTTTTTTAACGGTGGACAAGAGGCAGCGTTCGAGAACGAAACGAGAAAAATGGTCCCTTCACCAAAAGTTGCCACGTACGATCTTCAACCAGAAATGAGTTGTATGAAAGTAGCGGACGAAATGGTGAAAGCAATCAAATCGGGAAGGTACCACTTCGTTCTGTGCAACCTGGCGCCGCCCGATATGGTGGGACATACTGGTAAATACGAACCTGCTCTACGAGCAGTTGAAGCAACCGACAGGGCAATAGGGCGTATTGTTGATGCTTGTGTTGAAATGGAATACGAGTTAGTCATTACTGCAGATCATGGTAATGCTGAGAAAATGTTAGACGAAAATGGTGAACCATGCAAAACGCACACAACGAATCGAGTACCATTTATAGTGAGAAGTTCTCGAAAATTGAAAACACCAGACCATAATGCTGCTCTTTGTGATGTCGCGCCAACAATTCTAGATTTAATGGGTTTAGATAAACCTCCTGAAATGACTGGTCGAAGCCTCCTTGCTTAa